Proteins co-encoded in one Brassica oleracea var. oleracea cultivar TO1000 chromosome C4, BOL, whole genome shotgun sequence genomic window:
- the LOC106341149 gene encoding putative FBD-associated F-box protein At5g56430, with amino-acid sequence MGNINELCDDLLVNILLKIPTEEVVATSLLSRRWRSVWKLVPKLDFRDYSYKYHATSAAPSEFIDKFLERNTAPALETLHLNLYHLRDYSPESLEKWVNVAVARNVLDLNLLYCLHCRYPIRFPTSLYTHETLVVLRLRGTIVDDVPSKTSFRSLKTLSLRDMSFSSDGTVDRFLSCFPVLETLVVRRWIADNVKTYSICVPSLRSLDVEELVGGYADPRYDHGYVINTPRLKFLHMVDHFSGFCSLVNVPEELEAEIHLRFCDSDKLLGSLASAKKLSLCLKPQMDSCLKGDFDQLVFLELCVMCSLDWLNVILKHSPKLRALRLSRTRHSCQNSRNVRTNWERPTCIPDCLTSSLETVEWIAYEGTEEEENVVKFLLENGNLCFKKRWRKAIYGKFSYEILRLGRGARG; translated from the exons ATGGGAAATATCAACGAGTTATGCGACGATTTGCTGGTGAATATTTTGCTAAAAATCCCGACAGAAGAGGTTGTCGCGACGTCGCTTTTGTCCAGACGGTGGCGTTCCGTCTGGAAACTCGTTCCCAAGCTCGATTTTCGTGACTATTCATACAAATATCACGCCACGTCCGCCGCGCCTTCAGAGTTCATCGACAAGTTCTTGGAGCGAAACACAGCCCCTGCTCTAGAAACTCTTCATCTCAATCTTTATCATCTCCGAGATTACTCCCCTGAGTCTTTGGAAAAATGGGTTAACGTCGCTGTCGCTCGCAACGTTCTCGATCTTAACCTTCTCTACTGCCTTCACTGCCGTTACCCTATACGCTTTCCCACGAGCTTGTACACGCACGAAACCCTCGTGGTGTTACGCCTCCGAGGAACGATCGTCGACGACGTTCCTTCGAAAACCTCTTTCCGGAGCCTCAAGACTTTGTCTCTTCGAGATATGAGCTTCTCGAGCGATGGAACCGTTGATAGGTTTTTGTCTTGCTTCCCTGTTCTCGAAACATTGGTTGTACGTCGATGGATAGCCGACAATGTGAAGACTTATTCTATTTGCGTACCGTCGCTGCGGAGCTTAGACGTGGAGGAGTTAGTAGGTGGTTATGCTGATCCGAGATATGATCATGGATACGTGATCAACACTCCTCGTTTAAAGTTTTTGCATATGGTCGACCATTTTAGCGGGTTTTGTTCGTTGGTGAACGTCCCTGAGGAACTGGAAGCGGAGATCCATCTTAGGTTTTGTGATTCTGACAAGCTTCTGGGATCTCTTGCCTCAGCTAAAAAACTTTCCTTGTGTTTAAAACCACAAATG GATTCATGTCTAAAAGGCGACTTTGATCAGCTCGTGTTTCTAGAGCTTTGTGTTATGTGCTCCTTAGATTGGTTGAATGTTATCCTCAAGCATTCTCCTAAACTCCGAGCTCTCAGGCTCTCGAGAACG AGACACAGCTGCCAGAATTCTAGAAATGTCCGAACTAACTGGGAGCGACCGACTTGTATTCCTGACTGTTTGACGTCCAGTCTCGAAACTGTGGAGTGGATTGCGTATGAAGGAACAGAAGAAGAGGAAAATGTGGTGAAGTTTTTGTTAGAGAATGGGAACCTTTGCTTTAAAAAGCGTTGGCGCAAGGCTATCTATGGCAAGTTCAGTTATGAAATTCTTAGATTGGGGCGAGGAGCGAGAGGCTAG
- the LOC106341273 gene encoding cyclic dof factor 4-like encodes MATQDLQGIKLFGKTIACNVNITHKIKNEDEKQPSDPTVRSSSLSDPTVEKRPDKIIACPRCKSMETKFCYFNNYNANQPRHFCKSCHRYWTAGGALRNVPVGAGRRKTKPLARVVVGMLGDGNEAHHVELINGLLSHELHSAAAARGGFRHDFPLKRLRCFSDGEPC; translated from the coding sequence ATGGCGACACAAGATTTGCAAGGGATCAAACTCTTTGGCAAAACCATTGCATGTAACGTCAATATCACTCACAAGATCAAAAACGAAGATGAGAAACAACCGTCGGATCCCACCGTCAGATCATCCTCATTATCCGATCCGACGGTGGAGAAGCGTCCGGACAAGATCATAGCATGTCCGAGATGCAAGAGCATGGAGACAAAGTTCTGTTACTTCAACAACTACAACGCTAATCAGCCTCGGCACTTTTGCAAAAGCTGCCACCGTTACTGGACCGCCGGTGGAGCACTCCGGAACGTTCCTGTTGGTGCCGGTCGTCGGAAAACAAAACCACTGGCCCGTGTTGTTGTCGGTATGCTTGGGGATGGAAATGAGGCCCACCATGTCGAGCTTATTAATGGCTTGCTTTCCCATGAGTTGCATTCTGCAGCCGCTGCTCGTGGCGGTTTCCGACATGATTTTCCCCTGAAGCGGCTCCGGTGCTTTTCTGACGGTGAGCCGTGTTGA